The following are encoded in a window of Microcaecilia unicolor chromosome 14, aMicUni1.1, whole genome shotgun sequence genomic DNA:
- the RIT1 gene encoding GTP-binding protein Rit1 isoform X1 — MSAGSARASGGLCYRDIKYSGEMDSSVGRQTGTASNIQSREYKLVMLGAGGVGKSAMTMQFISHRFPEDHDPTIEDAYKIQIRIDDEPANLDILDTAGQAEFTAMRDQYMRAGEGFIICYSITDRRSFHEVREFKQLIYRVRRTDNTPVVLVGNKSDLAQLRQVSKQEGSALAREFSCPFFETSAAFRYYIDDVFHALVREIRRKEKEAALALEKKSKPKTSVWKRLKSPFRKKKDSVT; from the exons ATGTCTGCAGGGAGCGCTCGGGCGAGCGGCGG ACTCTGCTACAGAGACATCAAGTATTCTGGCGAGATGGATTCTTCTGTTGGCCGACAGACCGGTACCGCCAGCAACATTCAGTCCCGCGAGTATAAGCTTGTGATGCTTGGAGCTGGTGGTGTTGGGAAAAGTG CAATGACGATGCAGTTTATCAGTCATCGGTTTCCGGAAGACCACGACCCCACCATTG AAGATGCCTATAAAATACAAATTCGGATAGATGATGAGCCAGCAAATCTGGATATCTTGGACACAGCTGGACAG GCGGAGTTCACAGCCATGAGGGACCAGTATATGAGAGCAGGTGAAGGATTTATCATCTGCTACTCAATTACGGATCGTCGGAGCTTCCATGAAGTGCGAGAGTTCAAACAGCTCATATATCGTGTCCGACGCACTGACAACACACCAGTAGTTCTCGTTGGGAACAAGTCGGATTTGGCCCAGCTCCGACAG GTCTCTAAGCAAGAAGGCAGTGCTCTGGCCCGCGAGTTCAGCTGTCCCTTCTTTGAGACATCGGCTGCCTTCCGTTATTACATTGATGATGTGTTTCATGCCCTCGTGCGAGAAATTCgcaggaaggagaaggaagctgcACTCgctctggagaaaaagtccaaacCAAAAACCAGCGTCTGGAAGCGTTTGAAGTCGCCTTTCCGAAAGAAGAAGGATTCAGTGACTTGA
- the RIT1 gene encoding GTP-binding protein Rit1 isoform X2, with amino-acid sequence MDSSVGRQTGTASNIQSREYKLVMLGAGGVGKSAMTMQFISHRFPEDHDPTIEDAYKIQIRIDDEPANLDILDTAGQAEFTAMRDQYMRAGEGFIICYSITDRRSFHEVREFKQLIYRVRRTDNTPVVLVGNKSDLAQLRQVSKQEGSALAREFSCPFFETSAAFRYYIDDVFHALVREIRRKEKEAALALEKKSKPKTSVWKRLKSPFRKKKDSVT; translated from the exons ATGGATTCTTCTGTTGGCCGACAGACCGGTACCGCCAGCAACATTCAGTCCCGCGAGTATAAGCTTGTGATGCTTGGAGCTGGTGGTGTTGGGAAAAGTG CAATGACGATGCAGTTTATCAGTCATCGGTTTCCGGAAGACCACGACCCCACCATTG AAGATGCCTATAAAATACAAATTCGGATAGATGATGAGCCAGCAAATCTGGATATCTTGGACACAGCTGGACAG GCGGAGTTCACAGCCATGAGGGACCAGTATATGAGAGCAGGTGAAGGATTTATCATCTGCTACTCAATTACGGATCGTCGGAGCTTCCATGAAGTGCGAGAGTTCAAACAGCTCATATATCGTGTCCGACGCACTGACAACACACCAGTAGTTCTCGTTGGGAACAAGTCGGATTTGGCCCAGCTCCGACAG GTCTCTAAGCAAGAAGGCAGTGCTCTGGCCCGCGAGTTCAGCTGTCCCTTCTTTGAGACATCGGCTGCCTTCCGTTATTACATTGATGATGTGTTTCATGCCCTCGTGCGAGAAATTCgcaggaaggagaaggaagctgcACTCgctctggagaaaaagtccaaacCAAAAACCAGCGTCTGGAAGCGTTTGAAGTCGCCTTTCCGAAAGAAGAAGGATTCAGTGACTTGA